A stretch of DNA from Lysinibacillus sp. B2A1:
GGACCTGAGCAGTTTTTCTGACCAGCCGAGCAATTTCAAGGGGGACCTGAGCGGTTTTTCTGACCAGCCGAGCAATTTCAAGGGGGACCTGAGCAGTTTTGAGGTTAGTATAAAAAGTGGACACGGAAAACTGAGAGTAGCTATGATAGAAATAACTATTTTAAAGGACGTGTACCGAATGACTAAAAAAATAACCCAAGAATATCGTGATTATGTTGTGAAATTAGTAGTAGAAGAAAATCGAAAAGTAACAGAATTATCGTATGAATTAGGGCTTGGGGAATCTTCTATTCATCGCTGGGTAAAAAAGTATCGTGATGGAAAAAAGCAAGAAAATGGCGACGTAAAATATATAACCCCTTCGGAGCTAAAGAAGTTAGAAGCAACTTATGAAAAGAAACTTCGTGACGTAGAAGAGGAGAATGCCATTCTAAAAAAGGCGATGCACATCTTTGCCAAAAACCCGCAGTAGTGTTTGAATTTATTGAAGCGCATAAACAGGAGTTTTCGATTGTAAAGATGTGCCGCGTTTTAAAAGTGTCGACGAGTGGCTATTATAAATGGCTGGCAAAACAGGCAGCACCGATAACAGAAAAAGAAGAATATAAAATGAAAGTTACACAAAAAATTAAACAATCGTTTCATGAAAGCTATGGTACGTATGGCAGCCCGCGAGTACATAAAGATCTGTTGGAATGGGGTTATCCTCTTTCACAAAAAACAGTGGCAAACATCATGCGAGGACTGGAACTGTGCGCAACACAGCCGAGAAGCTATGTGACGACAACAGATTCAAATCATGACGCACTGGTGTATCCGAATATACTGAAACGCATGTTTTATGTGGAAGAACCAGATCAAGTATGGGTCGCTGATATTACCTATATCCGAACGCTGGAGGGATGGGTGTATTTAGCGAGTATTATGGATCTGTATTCTCGTAAAATTGTAGCGTGGGAAATGGCCGATCATATGAAAGTAGATTTAGTGTTAATAGCTTTGAAAAAAGCGTTCTTCATACGCCGACCCAAAAAAGGACTCATTCATCATTCAGACCGTGGGGCGCAATACTGTTCAACGGAATATATCGAACTTTTAAAAAAGCATGGTTGCCAAATTAGTATGAGTAAAAAAGGTGATCCGTATGACAATGCCTGCATTGAATCGTTTCATGCGACCATAAAAAAAGAAATGATTTATCGCCAAAAATTCCAAACAAAGAAAGCAGCCTTCAAAGCGATAAATGGTTATATTTCTAATTTTTATAATGAACATAGAAGACATTCGACCCTTGGCTATCGTTCACCGAACCAATTTGAACGCTTAACGTTTCAGAAACACGCAAGTTAATCTCAAAACCGTTTCAAGCGATGGAAATCAATTGTTCAAGCTCTTTGAACAATTGACTTCCATTGCCCACCAAACGCAGTGCGGTAGCTTTGAAGCTCTCACTTTATTATGTCCACTTTCTTGACAGAAGACCAGTTTTTCTGACCAGCCGAGCATTTTCAAGGGGGATCTGAGCGGTTTTTCTGTTGAGCTGAGCAATTTCAAGGGGGACCTGAGCGGTTTTCTGACGAACCGAGCATTTTCAAGGGGGACCTGAGTGGTTTTTCTGTCGAGCCGAGCATTTTCAAGGGGGACCTGAGTGGTTTTTCTGTCGAGCCGAGCATTTTCAAGGGGACCTGAGCTTTTTTTTTGACCAGCCGAGCATTTTCAAGGGGGATCTGAGCGGTTTTCTGTCGAGCTTTTTCTGCTAAGTCGAGTTCCTGGTTTGCTTGAGCAGCTTTCCTTCGACGCGAGCAGCTGTCTATTATGATTCCACATTAGTAAATTAAAAAAGCCCTTTATTCTTTATTTATTTTTTAAATCTACTTCATAGACAATTCACTATACAAATATAGTTATTAAATCATAGTAATAGTAGTGTAAAGCTAATTTAGCTTTGCACCTCCTAGTTTTGTGGTTTAGGGTCACTTTGGTTCGAGTGACCCTTTTTTTTATTTATACCGTAGTCTTAATAGATGAATAACTCCCTTCCTGATTGATTGCTTAACATATTATAGATTGTAGAAAGGAGGGGTAAATTATGGGTTACTGGCAATGTGGAAATGTAGGCGGCTGGAACGATTATAACTGTGGAGGCAATAACAATGGCTACGGTTCAACATTTGTCCTAATTGTTGTTCTATTTATTCTTTTAATTATTGTCGGTGCAACTTTTATTTATTAAGCATTCATTTTTAGCTACGCAATATGATTGGAAAGTTTTAGTACCTTCATCAATGTCACCATAAAAATACTCCATACAGGCA
This window harbors:
- a CDS encoding transposase, producing the protein MIEITILKDVYRMTKKITQEYRDYVVKLVVEENRKVTELSYELGLGESSIHRWVKKYRDGKKQENGDVKYITPSELKKLEATYEKKLRDVEEENAILKKAMHIFAKNPQ
- a CDS encoding IS3 family transposase translates to MCRVLKVSTSGYYKWLAKQAAPITEKEEYKMKVTQKIKQSFHESYGTYGSPRVHKDLLEWGYPLSQKTVANIMRGLELCATQPRSYVTTTDSNHDALVYPNILKRMFYVEEPDQVWVADITYIRTLEGWVYLASIMDLYSRKIVAWEMADHMKVDLVLIALKKAFFIRRPKKGLIHHSDRGAQYCSTEYIELLKKHGCQISMSKKGDPYDNACIESFHATIKKEMIYRQKFQTKKAAFKAINGYISNFYNEHRRHSTLGYRSPNQFERLTFQKHAS
- a CDS encoding sporulation protein YjcZ, with protein sequence MGYWQCGNVGGWNDYNCGGNNNGYGSTFVLIVVLFILLIIVGATFIY